In Bradyrhizobium manausense, one DNA window encodes the following:
- the flbT gene encoding flagellar biosynthesis repressor FlbT, whose translation MALKVELRPHERIIVGNCVITNTDQRARLLIDGENVPILRERDILTPETADTPAKLVYLAVQLMYISPDPQSQHGTYFNLVRDIITAVPSAWPIIESVNNNIMSGDLYRALKDARKLIAYEDKLREQFEATHPKNEADKTDVSTAA comes from the coding sequence ATGGCCCTCAAGGTCGAGCTCAGGCCGCACGAACGCATCATCGTCGGCAACTGCGTCATTACCAATACCGACCAGCGCGCCCGCCTTCTGATCGACGGCGAGAACGTGCCGATCCTGCGCGAGCGCGACATCCTCACGCCCGAGACCGCGGATACGCCCGCCAAGCTCGTCTATCTGGCGGTCCAGCTGATGTACATCTCGCCGGATCCGCAGAGCCAGCACGGCACCTACTTCAACCTGGTGCGTGACATCATCACCGCGGTGCCCAGCGCCTGGCCGATCATCGAAAGCGTCAACAACAACATCATGAGCGGCGATCTCTACCGGGCCCTCAAGGATGCCCGCAAGCTGATTGCCTACGAAGACAAGCTGCGTGAGCAGTTCGAGGCCACTCATCCCAAGAATGAGGCGGACAAGACCGACGTGAGCACGGCTGCCTGA